The following proteins come from a genomic window of Pseudomonas putida:
- a CDS encoding EAL domain-containing protein encodes MKGHRTLEAPRLLGIIWPFVAVVVFQVLLGSLSLYALSAVRAYVAGESLWSKAQKDAIYYLNLYAETGDERTYQRYRQVITVPHGDRQMREVLDQPDPDLDVARQAVLQGGNHPDDVDRIIWFYRNFSQISYVQAAIAYWNVGDDFLNQLDVLANEMREGFAKGQVGPRQVSQWRARIVAINEGVTPAAKAFSDALGEGSRMLLRVLLVTNLLTALFLITFAWRRSSKLLAQRQAFASALQEEKERAQITLQAIGDAVITTDVDGSIGYMNPAAEQLTHWQAGQALGLPLTALFSLVDEQAQNDSSTLLEQVLSGSLKGGAEHARLIQRLDGSTVAINLVGSPIISDGQVAGIVLVLHDMTQERQYIANLSWQATHDALTGLANRREFEYRLEQALNDLVRQGGRHSLMFLDLDQFKLVNDTCGHAAGDELLRHICAVLQSVLREGDTLARLGGDEFGVLLENCPGEQAERIAENLRQAVQSLHFVWKGRPFVTTVSIGLVHMAQAPATLEASLRAADMACYMAKEKGRNRIQVYHSDDSELSMRFGEMAWIQRLHVALEENRFCLYAQEIAALTALEGQGHVEILLRLQDESGRTILPDSFIPAAERYGLMTAIDRWVVRNVFQVIRQCLDEGREGPLSMCAINLSGSSIGDDKFLEYLQRLFVEYSIPPRLICFEITETSAIANLGSAIRFINELKGLGCKFSLDDFCAGMSSFAYLKHLPVDFLKIDGSFVKDMLDDPVNRAMVEVINHIGHVMGKRTIAEFVETPLIEQALQEIGVDYAQGYLIERPQVFTCDSLQRQRIAARPLLHRAPGTFR; translated from the coding sequence TACGCGCTTTCGGCTGTGCGTGCCTATGTCGCCGGCGAAAGCCTGTGGTCCAAGGCCCAGAAAGACGCTATCTATTACCTGAACCTGTATGCCGAAACTGGCGATGAGCGCACCTACCAGCGCTATCGCCAGGTCATCACTGTGCCCCACGGTGACCGGCAGATGCGCGAGGTGCTCGACCAGCCTGATCCAGACCTTGACGTCGCGCGCCAAGCCGTACTGCAAGGCGGCAATCACCCCGACGACGTCGACCGCATCATCTGGTTCTACCGCAATTTCAGCCAGATCAGCTACGTGCAGGCGGCGATCGCCTACTGGAATGTCGGTGATGATTTCCTCAACCAGCTGGATGTGCTGGCCAACGAGATGCGCGAGGGTTTTGCCAAAGGCCAGGTCGGGCCGCGCCAGGTCAGCCAATGGCGCGCCCGCATCGTCGCTATCAATGAAGGCGTGACACCGGCGGCCAAAGCCTTCAGCGATGCCCTGGGTGAAGGGTCGCGCATGCTGTTGCGGGTGTTGTTGGTCACCAACCTGCTCACCGCACTGTTTCTCATCACCTTTGCCTGGCGCCGTTCGAGCAAACTGCTGGCCCAGCGCCAGGCCTTCGCCAGCGCCCTGCAGGAAGAAAAGGAGCGCGCACAGATTACCCTGCAGGCGATTGGCGATGCTGTGATCACCACCGATGTCGATGGCAGCATCGGCTACATGAACCCGGCGGCCGAGCAGCTTACCCATTGGCAGGCAGGCCAGGCCCTGGGGCTGCCGTTGACAGCACTGTTCAGCCTGGTGGACGAGCAGGCCCAGAACGACAGCAGCACCCTGCTCGAACAGGTGCTCAGCGGCAGCCTCAAGGGGGGCGCCGAGCATGCACGGTTGATCCAGCGCCTGGATGGCAGCACGGTTGCGATCAACCTGGTGGGGTCGCCCATCATCAGTGACGGGCAGGTGGCTGGCATTGTCCTGGTGCTGCATGACATGACCCAGGAGCGCCAATACATAGCCAACCTGTCCTGGCAGGCTACCCATGACGCGCTGACCGGCCTGGCCAACCGCCGTGAATTCGAGTACCGCCTGGAGCAGGCACTGAACGACCTCGTGCGCCAGGGCGGGCGGCATTCGCTGATGTTCCTTGACCTCGACCAGTTCAAGCTGGTCAACGATACCTGTGGGCATGCCGCCGGTGACGAATTGCTGCGGCACATCTGCGCCGTGCTGCAATCGGTGCTGCGCGAAGGCGATACCCTGGCGCGGCTGGGGGGGGATGAGTTTGGCGTGCTGCTGGAAAACTGCCCGGGCGAACAGGCCGAGCGCATTGCCGAAAACCTGCGCCAGGCGGTGCAAAGCCTGCACTTCGTATGGAAAGGCAGGCCGTTCGTCACCACTGTGAGTATCGGCCTGGTGCACATGGCACAAGCCCCGGCCACGCTGGAAGCCTCCCTGCGGGCAGCGGACATGGCGTGCTACATGGCCAAGGAGAAGGGCCGTAACCGCATCCAGGTCTACCATTCCGATGACAGTGAACTGTCGATGCGGTTTGGTGAAATGGCCTGGATACAGCGCCTGCACGTCGCCCTGGAGGAGAACCGCTTCTGCCTGTACGCCCAGGAAATCGCCGCACTCACCGCCCTTGAAGGGCAGGGGCATGTCGAGATTCTGTTGCGCCTGCAAGACGAAAGCGGCCGCACCATCCTGCCTGACAGCTTCATCCCGGCGGCCGAGCGCTATGGCCTGATGACCGCTATCGACCGCTGGGTGGTGCGCAATGTGTTTCAGGTCATTCGCCAGTGTCTGGATGAGGGGCGCGAGGGCCCGCTGTCGATGTGTGCCATCAACCTGTCGGGCTCGAGTATCGGTGACGACAAGTTCCTGGAGTACCTGCAGCGCCTGTTCGTCGAATATTCGATTCCGCCACGGCTGATCTGCTTCGAGATCACCGAGACCAGTGCCATTGCCAACCTCGGCAGTGCCATCCGGTTCATCAATGAATTGAAAGGGCTGGGTTGCAAGTTCTCGCTGGATGACTTTTGTGCCGGAATGTCGTCATTCGCTTATTTGAAACATTTACCCGTCGACTTCTTGAAGATCGACGGAAGTTTTGTCAAAGATATGCTTGATGATCCGGTCAACCGGGCCATGGTCGAAGTCATCAATCACATCGGCCACGTCATGGGTAAACGGACCATTGCCGAGTTCGTTGAAACTCCGTTGATCGAGCAGGCCTTGCAGGAGATCGGCGTGGACTACGCCCAGGGCTATCTGATCGAAAGACCGCAGGTATTCACTTGCGACAGCCTGCAGCGCCAACGGATTGCCGCACGGCCCCTGCTGCATCGGGCGCCTGGAACCTTTCGCTGA
- the ubiG gene encoding bifunctional 2-polyprenyl-6-hydroxyphenol methylase/3-demethylubiquinol 3-O-methyltransferase UbiG yields MSNVDHAEIAKFEALAHRWWDRESEFKPLHDINPLRVNWIDERVSLAGKKVLDVGCGGGILSEAMALRGATVTGIDMGEAPLAVAQLHQLESGVEVEYRQITAEALAEEMPEQFDVITCLEMLEHVPDPSSVIRACYRMVKPGGQVFFSTINRNPKAYLLAIIGAEYILKMLPRGTHDFKKFIRPSELGAWSRVAGLEVKDIIGLTYNPLTKHYKLSSDVDVNYMIQTLREE; encoded by the coding sequence ATGAGCAACGTCGACCACGCCGAAATCGCCAAGTTTGAAGCCTTGGCGCACCGCTGGTGGGACCGCGAGAGCGAGTTCAAGCCGCTGCACGATATCAATCCGCTGCGCGTCAACTGGATCGACGAGCGCGTCAGCCTGGCCGGCAAGAAGGTGCTGGACGTAGGCTGCGGCGGCGGCATCCTCAGCGAGGCAATGGCCCTGCGTGGCGCCACCGTCACCGGCATCGACATGGGCGAGGCGCCCCTGGCCGTGGCCCAGCTGCACCAGCTGGAGTCCGGCGTGGAGGTGGAGTACCGGCAGATCACCGCCGAGGCCCTGGCTGAAGAAATGCCCGAGCAGTTCGATGTGATCACCTGCCTGGAAATGCTCGAGCACGTGCCCGACCCGTCTTCGGTCATCCGCGCCTGCTACCGCATGGTCAAGCCGGGTGGCCAGGTGTTCTTCTCGACCATCAACCGCAACCCCAAGGCCTACCTGCTGGCCATCATCGGCGCCGAATACATCCTCAAGATGCTGCCGCGCGGTACCCACGACTTCAAGAAGTTCATCCGCCCTTCCGAGCTGGGTGCCTGGAGCCGCGTGGCCGGCCTTGAGGTCAAGGACATCATCGGCCTGACCTACAACCCGCTGACCAAGCACTACAAGCTCAGCAGCGATGTGGACGTCAACTACATGATCCAGACACTGCGCGAGGAATGA
- a CDS encoding TenA family transcriptional regulator → MIDAFVRIGPLMDPASYPQWAQQLIEDCRQSKRRVVEHEFYQRLRDGQLRQATIRQYLIGGWPVVEQFSLYMAHNLTKTRYARHPGEDMARRWLMRNIRVELHHADYWVHWCHAHGIHLHELQSQEVPVELNGLNDWCWRVCTTESLAIAMAATNYAIEGATGEWSAVVCAEDTYAMGFPEDQRKRAMKWLKMHAQYDDAHPWEALEIICTLAGENPTLGLRNELRKAICKSYDCMYLFLERCMQLEGRQQGRLRPTLAAG, encoded by the coding sequence GTGATTGATGCATTCGTCCGTATCGGGCCTTTGATGGACCCGGCCAGTTACCCTCAATGGGCCCAGCAACTGATCGAAGATTGCCGCCAGAGCAAGCGTCGGGTGGTGGAGCATGAATTCTACCAGCGCCTGCGCGATGGCCAGCTGCGCCAAGCCACCATTCGCCAGTACCTGATCGGTGGCTGGCCGGTGGTTGAGCAGTTTTCCTTGTACATGGCCCACAACCTGACCAAGACCCGCTATGCCCGCCACCCGGGCGAAGACATGGCGCGGCGCTGGCTGATGCGCAATATCCGCGTGGAGCTCCACCATGCCGATTACTGGGTGCATTGGTGCCATGCCCATGGCATTCACCTGCACGAGCTGCAGTCCCAGGAAGTGCCCGTCGAGCTCAATGGCCTCAATGACTGGTGCTGGCGAGTGTGTACCACCGAGTCGCTGGCCATTGCCATGGCTGCTACCAACTATGCCATTGAAGGGGCGACGGGTGAGTGGTCGGCGGTGGTCTGCGCTGAAGACACCTACGCCATGGGCTTCCCGGAGGACCAGCGTAAACGCGCCATGAAGTGGTTGAAGATGCATGCGCAGTATGACGACGCCCACCCGTGGGAGGCGTTGGAGATCATTTGTACGCTGGCTGGCGAAAACCCGACCTTGGGGTTGCGCAATGAGCTGCGCAAGGCGATCTGCAAAAGTTATGACTGCATGTACCTGTTCCTGGAACGGTGCATGCAGCTGGAAGGCCGCCAGCAAGGGCGCCTGCGCCCGACCTTGGCTGCTGGCTGA
- the mupP gene encoding N-acetylmuramic acid 6-phosphate phosphatase MupP: MRLRAVLFDMDGTLLDTAPDFIAICQAMLAERGLPAIDDKLIRDVISGGARAMVAATFAMSPQDEGFEALRLEFLERYQRDCAVHSKLFDGMGELLADIERGNLLWGVVTNKPVRFAEPIMQRLGLAERSALLICPDHVKNSKPDPEPLILACKTLNLDPASVLFVGDDLRDIESGRDAGTRTAAVRYGYIHPEDNPNNWGADVVVDHPLELRKVLDSALCGC; this comes from the coding sequence ATGCGTTTGCGAGCAGTACTCTTTGACATGGACGGCACCCTGCTCGACACGGCGCCGGACTTCATCGCTATTTGCCAGGCCATGCTCGCCGAGCGCGGCCTGCCGGCCATCGACGACAAGCTGATCCGCGACGTGATTTCCGGCGGTGCCAGGGCGATGGTCGCCGCGACCTTCGCCATGAGCCCGCAGGACGAGGGTTTCGAGGCCCTGCGCCTGGAGTTCCTCGAGCGCTACCAGCGTGACTGCGCGGTGCACAGCAAGCTGTTCGACGGCATGGGCGAATTGCTGGCCGACATCGAGCGGGGCAACCTGCTGTGGGGCGTGGTGACCAACAAGCCGGTCCGCTTCGCAGAGCCGATCATGCAGCGCCTTGGCCTGGCCGAGCGTTCTGCACTGCTGATCTGCCCGGATCACGTGAAAAACAGCAAGCCCGACCCGGAGCCGCTGATCCTGGCCTGCAAGACCTTGAACCTGGACCCGGCCAGCGTGCTGTTCGTCGGCGACGACCTGCGCGACATCGAGTCGGGCCGCGATGCCGGCACCCGCACGGCGGCCGTGCGCTACGGCTATATTCATCCAGAAGACAACCCGAACAACTGGGGCGCCGACGTGGTGGTGGACCACCCGCTGGAACTGCGCAAGGTGCTCGACAGCGCCCTGTGCGGGTGCTGA
- a CDS encoding YciK family oxidoreductase — MFDYTARPDLLKGRVIMVTGAGRGIGAAAAKAYAALGATVLLLGKTEANLNEVYDEIEAAGHPQPVVIPFNLETALPHQYDELAAMVEEQFGRLDGLLNNASIIGPRTPLEQLSGDNFMRVMHINVDATFMLTSTLLPLLKLSEDASVVFTSSSVGRKGRAYWGAYGVSKFATEGLMQTLADELEGVAPVRSNSINPGATRTAMRAQAYPSENPQNNPLPEEIMPVYLYLMGPDSTGVNGQAFNAQ, encoded by the coding sequence ATGTTCGACTATACCGCCCGCCCCGACCTGCTCAAGGGCCGCGTCATCATGGTCACCGGCGCTGGCCGTGGCATCGGTGCAGCCGCCGCCAAGGCTTATGCCGCCTTGGGCGCCACTGTGCTGCTGCTGGGCAAGACCGAAGCCAACCTGAACGAGGTCTACGATGAAATCGAGGCCGCCGGCCACCCGCAGCCGGTGGTGATCCCGTTCAACCTGGAAACCGCCCTGCCCCACCAGTACGACGAACTGGCTGCGATGGTCGAGGAACAGTTCGGCCGCCTGGACGGCCTGCTCAACAATGCCTCGATCATCGGCCCGCGCACCCCGCTCGAGCAGCTCTCGGGCGACAATTTCATGCGGGTGATGCACATCAACGTCGATGCCACGTTCATGCTCACCAGCACCCTGCTGCCGCTGCTCAAGCTGTCGGAGGACGCCTCGGTGGTGTTCACCTCCAGCAGTGTCGGGCGCAAGGGCCGGGCTTACTGGGGCGCTTATGGCGTGTCCAAATTCGCTACCGAAGGCCTGATGCAGACTTTGGCAGACGAACTGGAAGGTGTGGCGCCGGTGCGCTCCAACAGTATCAACCCGGGGGCTACCCGCACGGCCATGCGGGCCCAGGCCTATCCGAGCGAGAACCCGCAGAACAACCCGCTGCCTGAAGAGATCATGCCGGTGTATCTGTACCTGATGGGGCCGGACAGTACCGGGGTGAACGGGCAGGCCTTCAACGCTCAGTAG